Proteins encoded by one window of Monoglobus pectinilyticus:
- the epsC gene encoding serine O-acetyltransferase EpsC, with protein MIKLIKNEIHLTFERDPAARSKAQIFFLYPGVKAIIYHRIAHKLHGMGRYFLADWVSMHARKVTGIEIHPAAQIGKNVFIDHGMGVVIGETAVVGDNCTIYQGVTLGGTGKDKGKRHPTIGNNVTIGSGAKILGPFTVGDNSKVAANAVVLNEIPPNSTCVGVPAHIVKREGVKIAPAKHVYVADLDQIHFPDPVSMDLCSLRNSIERLYRKVENIECGDYKEDETD; from the coding sequence ATTATTAAGTTAATCAAGAATGAAATACATTTGACTTTTGAACGTGACCCTGCGGCTCGTTCCAAAGCTCAAATATTCTTTCTTTACCCCGGAGTTAAGGCGATTATATACCATAGAATTGCACATAAGCTGCATGGTATGGGAAGATATTTTTTAGCTGACTGGGTATCTATGCACGCTAGAAAAGTTACCGGTATTGAGATTCATCCCGCCGCCCAAATAGGTAAGAATGTGTTTATTGACCATGGTATGGGTGTGGTGATTGGAGAAACTGCTGTTGTCGGTGATAACTGTACCATATATCAGGGTGTTACTCTGGGAGGAACCGGTAAGGACAAAGGAAAACGTCATCCAACGATAGGTAATAATGTTACAATAGGCAGCGGCGCTAAGATTTTAGGACCATTTACCGTTGGGGATAATTCAAAAGTTGCCGCAAATGCGGTGGTTCTCAACGAGATACCGCCGAACAGCACATGTGTTGGCGTTCCGGCGCATATTGTAAAAAGAGAAGGAGTTAAAATTGCTCCTGCAAAGCATGTTTATGTCGCAGACCTAGACCAAATTCATTTTCCCGATCCGGTATCTATGGACTTGTGCAGTTTGAGAAATTCTATAGAGCGTTTGTATAGGAAAGTTGAGAATATTGAGTGCGGTGATTATAAAGAAGATGAAACCGATTGA
- the cysS gene encoding cysteine--tRNA ligase, whose product MKLFNTLTREKEEFVPIKPGEVKMYSCGPTVYNYFHIGNARPFIIFDTLRRYLEYQGYKVRFVQNFTDIDDKMINKANELGITVKELADKYIEEYFIDAKGLGIHHATVHPRATENIDAIIDIIQKLVDSGYAYNVDGDVYYSTKKFKSYGKLSHQPLEDLESGARIEVNEDKHEPMDFALWKKQKPGEPAWESPWGMGRPGWHIECSAMANKYLDKTIDIHSGGQDLIFPHHENEIAQSEAANCCQFANYWVHNGYINVDNRKMSKSLGNFFTVRDVAKEFDYEVIRFFMLSAHYRSPINFSKDLMESASSALERIYTCMDTLKFLKETASGEDARPEEIPVLEAVNGYKQKFIDAMDDDLNTADAISAIFEIVSEVNKNITSASEPSEYLIEYILSVFDELGSVLGILGRKEKETVPDEVKEMLEERKNARADKDWAKSDLIRDKLKDFGYSVKDTAQGQQLIKL is encoded by the coding sequence ATGAAATTATTTAATACGCTTACTAGAGAAAAAGAGGAATTTGTTCCTATAAAACCGGGGGAGGTTAAGATGTACTCCTGCGGTCCGACGGTTTATAACTATTTCCATATAGGAAACGCGCGTCCGTTTATAATATTTGATACGTTAAGACGTTATCTAGAGTATCAGGGATATAAGGTTAGATTCGTTCAGAATTTTACTGATATTGATGATAAGATGATAAACAAAGCCAATGAGCTTGGAATCACTGTTAAAGAACTGGCTGATAAATATATAGAAGAATATTTTATTGACGCAAAGGGACTGGGAATTCACCATGCAACAGTTCATCCAAGAGCTACTGAAAATATTGACGCTATAATAGATATAATTCAAAAATTGGTTGACAGCGGTTATGCGTATAATGTTGACGGAGATGTGTATTACAGCACAAAGAAGTTTAAATCATATGGAAAACTATCGCACCAGCCGCTTGAGGATTTGGAGAGCGGAGCAAGAATAGAAGTTAATGAGGATAAGCACGAACCTATGGATTTTGCTCTTTGGAAGAAGCAAAAACCCGGAGAACCTGCATGGGAAAGTCCGTGGGGGATGGGACGGCCGGGATGGCATATTGAGTGCAGCGCTATGGCTAACAAATATCTTGACAAGACTATTGATATTCACAGCGGCGGTCAGGACCTTATTTTCCCGCATCATGAAAATGAAATTGCTCAGAGCGAGGCGGCAAATTGCTGTCAGTTTGCGAATTATTGGGTTCATAACGGTTATATAAACGTTGACAATAGAAAGATGTCTAAATCATTGGGCAATTTTTTTACCGTACGAGACGTTGCCAAAGAATTTGATTATGAAGTTATTCGTTTCTTTATGCTTTCAGCGCATTACAGAAGTCCGATAAACTTCAGTAAAGATTTAATGGAATCGGCAAGTTCTGCTCTAGAGAGAATTTATACATGTATGGACACATTAAAATTCTTAAAGGAGACAGCAAGCGGAGAAGACGCGAGACCGGAAGAGATTCCCGTGCTTGAAGCGGTCAATGGTTATAAGCAGAAATTTATAGACGCTATGGATGATGATTTAAATACAGCGGACGCCATATCAGCTATATTTGAGATAGTATCAGAAGTAAACAAAAATATTACCTCCGCTTCTGAGCCGAGCGAATATCTTATAGAATATATATTGTCAGTTTTTGACGAGCTTGGCAGCGTTTTGGGAATACTTGGGCGCAAAGAGAAGGAAACGGTTCCGGATGAAGTAAAAGAGATGCTTGAAGAAAGAAAAAATGCGAGAGCCGATAAAGATTGGGCAAAGTCTGATTTAATCAGGGATAAGCTGAAAGATTTTGGCTATTCAGTTAAGGATACAGCTCAGGGGCAGCAGTTGATTAAGTTATAA
- a CDS encoding Mini-ribonuclease 3, translating to MINVILENLGIDKLPPEQYSPLTLAYLGDCIYELYVRSYLVKDGNENVNKLHKSATTYVCCKGQAEFFRKVESLLSEKEMSVFKRGRNTKSHVPKNSEMSDYRVATGVEALFGFLYLSGEEERICELLKHIFD from the coding sequence ATGATAAATGTTATTTTAGAGAATTTAGGTATAGATAAGCTGCCGCCGGAGCAGTATTCACCATTGACCTTAGCTTATTTGGGTGATTGTATATATGAGTTATATGTTAGGAGCTATTTAGTTAAGGATGGAAATGAGAATGTAAACAAGCTTCATAAATCAGCTACAACATATGTTTGCTGCAAGGGACAGGCGGAGTTTTTCAGGAAAGTAGAAAGTTTGCTGTCAGAAAAAGAAATGTCAGTGTTTAAGCGCGGAAGAAATACAAAATCACATGTGCCAAAAAATTCTGAAATGTCGGATTACCGTGTGGCAACCGGAGTAGAAGCGCTGTTTGGTTTTCTTTATCTTTCGGGAGAAGAAGAGCGGATATGCGAATTACTTAAACATATTTTTGATTAA
- a CDS encoding YitT family protein, protein MKEKVQDILLILLGGSIMGFALDFFLVPSQVTAGGVSGVSTVLYYLFNLPIGLMVLVLNIPIFILGFITFNSRFLITSLIGTVALSVSAQFFELEIFRSFQPISNDMLLCSVFGGSIYGVGLGIAMRSGGTTGGTDILSLVLKKWFPSMSVGQFIIAIDGIVILAAGLAFQRLDTILYSIVMLFVCSYVLDTMLEGVNFAKIVYVISDHNKEIAEMIASELNRGSTALSGFSMYSGKNRDVLMCVMRKYQLPPLKKMVMNIDEGAFVIVTDAKEVIGQGFRIRNKLI, encoded by the coding sequence TTGAAAGAAAAAGTTCAGGATATATTGTTAATATTGCTTGGCGGAAGTATTATGGGTTTTGCTCTGGATTTTTTTCTTGTTCCGTCTCAGGTCACTGCCGGAGGTGTCAGCGGTGTATCAACAGTATTGTATTATTTGTTTAACCTGCCTATTGGATTAATGGTATTGGTTCTCAATATTCCTATTTTTATTTTAGGGTTTATAACATTTAATTCTAGATTTTTAATCACTTCTCTGATAGGAACAGTTGCGCTTTCAGTATCAGCTCAATTTTTTGAACTTGAAATATTCAGGAGCTTTCAGCCAATATCAAATGATATGCTGCTCTGTTCGGTATTCGGCGGCTCAATATATGGCGTTGGTCTTGGTATAGCTATGCGTTCGGGCGGTACAACTGGCGGTACGGATATACTTTCTCTTGTGCTGAAAAAATGGTTTCCGTCAATGTCTGTAGGTCAATTTATTATAGCTATTGACGGTATAGTAATACTGGCGGCAGGATTGGCATTTCAGAGATTAGACACGATTTTGTATTCAATAGTTATGCTGTTTGTTTGCTCGTATGTTTTGGATACAATGCTCGAGGGCGTAAATTTTGCAAAGATTGTGTACGTTATTTCTGACCATAATAAGGAAATAGCCGAAATGATTGCGTCTGAACTTAACCGCGGTTCAACGGCGCTTTCCGGATTTTCAATGTACAGCGGAAAAAACAGAGACGTTTTAATGTGTGTAATGAGAAAATATCAGCTTCCGCCGTTGAAAAAAATGGTTATGAATATAGATGAAGGCGCCTTCGTGATTGTAACTGACGCAAAGGAAGTAATAGGACAAGGCTTTAGAATAAGAAACAAATTGATATAA
- the ligA gene encoding NAD-dependent DNA ligase LigA translates to MEKTEAKQRIDELKEILNEANRSYYILDAPEISDFEYDKLIRELIVLEEEYPEYKTQDSPSQRVGGGVLEGFEQVTHAVQMQSLTDVFDKEELFDFDNRTKSSLGLDTVEYVTELKIDGLSVSLEYRDGMFFRGSTRGDGNIGEDITNNLRTIKSIPLKLTEQIPYLEVRGEVFMPKPAFLRLNELREVAEEPLFANPRNAAAGSLRQLDSSVTAQRSLDIFIFNVQAVEGMEFVTHSESLDYMRKLGFKVIPDRRIQHGIDEVYDEIMRLGEMRGNLDFEIDGAVVKVNSLEERLLLGSNSKTPKWATAYKYPPERQETELIDIVLQVGRTGAVTPNAVFKPVRVAGSLVSRATLHNIDFIHSKDIRIGDHIIIQKAGDVIPEVVEVIKDKRKPDAAKYEMPDDCPVCGEPLERIDDEAATRCTNSNCPAQQLRSIIHFASKGAMEIDGLGPAIVEKLIDEGLVKTCADLYELKKDDIVSLEGFAEKSASNLIESIENSKSRGLDRLLFALGIRLIGSRAAKLIAERFGTIESVAEANAEQIAEIPDIGEKMAGSVEHYFSESASIELIEHLRKCGVDMTYEAVEKGGIFSGKTFVITGTLPGMKRSEAKKLIEDNGGKVSSSVSKKTDYLLAGDEAGSKLDKANKLGINVISEEDLEKMLDNNF, encoded by the coding sequence ATGGAAAAAACAGAAGCTAAACAGCGTATTGACGAACTGAAAGAAATACTGAATGAAGCGAACAGAAGTTATTATATTCTAGACGCTCCTGAAATCAGTGACTTTGAATATGATAAGCTCATACGAGAGCTTATTGTATTGGAGGAAGAATATCCGGAGTATAAAACTCAGGATTCACCCAGTCAGAGAGTGGGCGGCGGCGTGCTTGAGGGATTTGAACAGGTTACTCACGCCGTTCAGATGCAAAGCCTTACTGATGTGTTTGATAAAGAGGAACTTTTTGATTTTGACAATAGAACAAAGTCATCTCTCGGTTTAGATACTGTTGAATATGTAACAGAGCTTAAAATAGACGGACTTTCGGTTTCACTGGAATATAGGGACGGAATGTTTTTTCGTGGTTCTACCCGAGGCGACGGAAATATTGGCGAGGATATAACTAATAACCTCAGGACAATAAAAAGTATCCCTCTAAAGCTGACGGAACAAATTCCATATTTAGAGGTAAGGGGAGAGGTGTTTATGCCAAAACCCGCGTTCCTTCGTTTAAATGAGTTGAGGGAAGTGGCGGAGGAGCCGCTTTTCGCAAATCCGAGAAACGCCGCCGCCGGTTCGCTCAGACAATTGGACAGCAGTGTTACGGCGCAGAGAAGCCTTGATATTTTTATTTTTAACGTACAGGCTGTTGAGGGAATGGAGTTTGTCACTCACAGCGAAAGTCTTGATTATATGCGGAAATTGGGATTTAAAGTTATTCCTGACAGGCGGATTCAGCACGGGATTGACGAGGTCTATGATGAAATAATGAGGCTTGGTGAAATGCGCGGCAATTTAGACTTTGAAATTGACGGAGCGGTTGTAAAAGTAAACAGTTTGGAAGAGCGTTTGTTACTTGGGTCAAATTCTAAAACGCCCAAATGGGCAACAGCTTATAAATATCCTCCTGAGCGTCAGGAAACTGAGTTAATTGATATAGTGCTTCAAGTTGGGAGAACCGGAGCGGTGACGCCTAACGCTGTTTTTAAACCTGTGAGAGTTGCAGGTTCGTTGGTATCAAGGGCTACTCTTCATAATATAGATTTTATTCATTCAAAAGATATAAGAATAGGCGACCATATAATAATTCAAAAAGCCGGAGACGTAATACCTGAGGTCGTTGAGGTTATAAAAGATAAGAGGAAGCCTGACGCTGCCAAATATGAGATGCCGGATGATTGTCCGGTTTGCGGCGAACCTCTTGAGAGAATAGATGATGAAGCGGCTACAAGATGTACTAATTCAAACTGTCCGGCACAGCAGCTTAGAAGCATAATTCACTTTGCCTCTAAGGGAGCTATGGAAATTGACGGCTTAGGTCCGGCAATAGTTGAGAAGCTTATTGATGAGGGTTTGGTTAAGACCTGTGCTGATTTGTATGAGTTAAAAAAAGACGATATAGTAAGTTTGGAGGGATTCGCTGAGAAATCCGCTTCAAATCTTATAGAGTCTATTGAAAACTCCAAGTCCAGGGGGCTTGACAGACTTTTGTTTGCGCTGGGAATACGGCTTATTGGTTCCAGAGCTGCAAAGCTGATTGCAGAACGTTTTGGCACCATAGAAAGTGTAGCTGAAGCAAACGCCGAGCAAATTGCAGAAATCCCTGATATAGGTGAAAAAATGGCTGGAAGTGTAGAACATTATTTTTCTGAATCTGCAAGTATTGAGTTAATTGAACATCTGCGCAAATGCGGGGTGGATATGACTTATGAAGCAGTGGAAAAAGGCGGTATATTTTCAGGAAAAACGTTTGTGATAACCGGCACCTTGCCTGGAATGAAACGCAGCGAGGCAAAGAAACTTATTGAGGACAACGGAGGTAAGGTATCGTCAAGCGTATCAAAAAAGACAGACTACCTTTTGGCAGGCGACGAAGCCGGCAGTAAGCTAGACAAGGCAAATAAGCTGGGAATAAATGTTATATCTGAAGAAGATTTGGAAAAAATGCTTGACAACAATTTCTAA
- the rpsO gene encoding 30S ribosomal protein S15, which produces MDKDIKQEIIEKYATHPGDTGSPEVQIALLTQRINHLNEHLKIHKKDHHSRRGLLKMVGVRRSFLKYLEKKDITRYRAIVEKLGLRH; this is translated from the coding sequence ATGGATAAGGACATAAAGCAGGAGATTATTGAAAAATACGCTACACACCCGGGCGACACTGGTTCGCCTGAAGTTCAGATTGCTCTTCTTACACAAAGAATTAATCACTTAAATGAGCATTTGAAGATTCATAAGAAGGACCATCATTCAAGACGTGGTCTGCTTAAAATGGTCGGTGTTAGACGTAGCTTCTTGAAGTATCTTGAAAAGAAAGATATTACAAGATATCGTGCTATCGTTGAAAAGCTTGGCTTGAGACATTAA
- a CDS encoding polyribonucleotide nucleotidyltransferase, translating to MSKIYETEVAGRPLSLEFGKVAGLANGSVIVRYGDTVVISCATASDKPRDGIDFFPLSIDYEEKMYAVGKIPGGFNRREGKPSDHAILTSRVIDRPMRPLFPKDLRNDVSIVSTVVSVDQDNSPEFCAMIGSSIAVSVSDIPFNGPVAAVYVGMIDGEFIINPNVEQREESDLNLVVSGSAKKVVMIEAGANEVSETDMYNAIMFAHEEIKKICAFLQKIVDEIGKPKFEYEHVTVDQALFDDIRDYAEEQVKQALDTDDKTVRDARLLVVYEDVYVHFEDKYPQEEYKDQIDEALYKLQKTIVRNWIMYEKKRVDGRGILELRPLSSEVGLLPRVHGSGLFSRGQTQCLSVTTLAPIGDAQTIDGVGLEESKRYMHQYNFPSYSVGETRPSRGPGRREIGHGALAERALLPVLPSVDEFPYAIRVVSEVLSSNGSTSQGSICGSTLSLMDAGVPIKAPVAGISVGLITDPEDDDNFITMVDIQGLEDFFGDMDFKVAGTKKGITAIQMDLKVDGLTPAIIKTALEQTRNARFYILDEVMLKAIAEPRENISEYAPKIINMAIPVDKIREVIGSGGKVIQGIVADTGAKIDIEEDGRIYIAAVDTKAGELAKKMIEDIIREPEVGEIYDGKVVKIMDFGAFVEILPGTDGLVHISKLAKGRVEKVTDVVHEGDMIKVEVIEIQPNGKINLRKIED from the coding sequence ATGTCAAAGATTTATGAAACAGAAGTTGCCGGAAGACCCCTTTCTTTGGAGTTTGGCAAGGTTGCTGGTCTGGCTAACGGTTCAGTAATAGTAAGATACGGAGACACAGTTGTTATTTCATGTGCTACTGCGTCAGACAAGCCGAGGGATGGTATTGATTTCTTCCCTCTCAGCATTGATTATGAAGAAAAAATGTATGCTGTCGGAAAAATTCCGGGAGGATTTAACAGACGTGAAGGAAAGCCGTCAGACCACGCTATATTGACGTCGCGTGTTATAGACAGACCTATGCGTCCTTTGTTTCCAAAGGATTTGAGAAACGATGTTTCTATTGTTTCAACAGTTGTTTCGGTTGACCAGGATAATTCGCCGGAATTCTGTGCTATGATAGGTTCATCTATAGCTGTCAGCGTTTCAGATATACCGTTTAACGGTCCTGTTGCAGCTGTATATGTCGGAATGATAGACGGTGAGTTTATTATAAATCCGAATGTTGAGCAGAGAGAAGAAAGCGATCTTAACCTTGTTGTTTCAGGAAGCGCTAAGAAAGTTGTTATGATAGAAGCCGGCGCCAATGAGGTTTCTGAGACTGATATGTATAACGCTATTATGTTTGCTCATGAAGAAATCAAGAAGATTTGTGCCTTTTTGCAAAAGATAGTTGACGAAATCGGAAAGCCGAAATTTGAATATGAGCATGTTACAGTTGATCAGGCTTTGTTTGACGATATAAGAGACTATGCAGAGGAGCAGGTTAAACAGGCGCTTGACACGGATGATAAGACTGTCAGAGACGCAAGACTTCTTGTTGTATATGAAGATGTTTATGTTCATTTTGAGGATAAATATCCGCAGGAAGAATATAAAGACCAAATTGATGAAGCTCTTTATAAGCTCCAGAAGACAATAGTTAGAAACTGGATAATGTATGAAAAGAAACGTGTAGACGGCAGGGGAATCCTGGAACTTAGACCTCTTTCATCAGAAGTTGGTCTTTTGCCTAGAGTGCACGGAAGCGGTTTGTTCAGCAGAGGACAAACCCAGTGTTTGTCTGTAACCACATTGGCTCCTATCGGAGACGCTCAGACAATTGACGGTGTTGGTCTTGAAGAATCAAAACGTTATATGCACCAGTATAACTTCCCGTCATACAGCGTTGGTGAAACCAGACCGTCACGCGGTCCGGGAAGACGTGAAATCGGACACGGCGCTTTGGCAGAACGCGCGCTTTTGCCTGTACTGCCTAGCGTGGATGAGTTCCCGTATGCTATTCGTGTAGTATCTGAGGTTTTGAGTTCAAACGGTTCAACTTCACAGGGCAGTATTTGTGGTTCTACATTATCATTAATGGATGCAGGCGTTCCGATAAAGGCACCTGTAGCCGGTATTTCTGTAGGTCTGATAACCGATCCTGAAGATGATGATAATTTTATTACAATGGTAGATATTCAGGGATTAGAGGACTTTTTCGGCGATATGGACTTTAAAGTTGCCGGCACTAAGAAAGGTATAACCGCAATTCAGATGGATCTTAAGGTTGACGGTCTTACACCTGCTATTATCAAAACAGCATTAGAACAGACAAGAAATGCCAGATTCTATATTCTTGATGAAGTTATGCTTAAAGCTATAGCTGAGCCTAGAGAAAATATTTCAGAGTATGCTCCTAAAATCATTAATATGGCTATACCGGTTGACAAAATCCGTGAGGTAATAGGCAGCGGCGGTAAAGTTATACAGGGTATTGTTGCCGATACCGGAGCAAAAATTGATATTGAAGAAGACGGTCGTATTTATATAGCAGCCGTTGACACAAAAGCCGGCGAGCTGGCTAAAAAGATGATAGAGGATATAATTAGGGAACCCGAAGTCGGAGAAATATATGACGGTAAGGTTGTTAAGATTATGGACTTTGGCGCATTTGTTGAAATACTTCCCGGAACTGACGGTCTTGTCCATATTTCAAAGCTGGCAAAAGGCAGAGTTGAAAAAGTGACTGACGTCGTTCACGAGGGCGATATGATTAAAGTTGAAGTTATTGAGATTCAGCCGAATGGTAAAATAAATCTGAGAAAGATTGAAGATTAG
- a CDS encoding secondary thiamine-phosphate synthase enzyme YjbQ, whose product MLYKINIHTGRGDQMIDITGKVQESVKDSGVNSGLCTVYVPHTTCGLTINENADPDVQRDILMTLDRLVPYDDPNFHHYEGNSAAHIKSGLFGFSQNIIIENGRLLLGTWQGIYLCEFERVKTSRTVYVKIMEG is encoded by the coding sequence ATGCTATATAAGATAAATATACACACAGGAAGAGGAGACCAAATGATAGATATTACCGGAAAGGTTCAGGAATCGGTTAAGGATTCAGGCGTTAATTCAGGTCTTTGCACCGTCTATGTTCCTCATACCACCTGTGGATTGACTATAAACGAAAATGCCGACCCTGATGTGCAAAGGGATATTTTGATGACTTTAGATAGGCTTGTGCCATATGATGACCCCAACTTTCATCATTATGAAGGAAATTCAGCAGCTCATATTAAGTCAGGGCTTTTTGGCTTTTCACAGAATATTATTATAGAAAACGGACGGCTGCTTCTTGGAACTTGGCAGGGGATTTATCTATGTGAGTTTGAAAGGGTTAAGACTTCAAGAACGGTATATGTGAAAATAATGGAAGGATAA
- a CDS encoding SDR family NAD(P)-dependent oxidoreductase has protein sequence MKALVTGASSGIGRDIAEKLSDLGYDIILVGRNNERLQKTADSLKTKSYIISSDLSDKNACLELYQNVQGIANEDDLEIVINNAGFGLFGEFNNTNINTELNMIDTNITALHILTKLFLNDFIKKDRGYILNVASSAAFMPGPLMATYYSTKAYVLRLTQAIAMELRQSGSNVYIGALCPGPVNTSFNNTAGVKFAIKGLKSADVASYAVKKMFKKKTVIIPGTTMKLGKFGLRFLSDRLAAKVAYNIQRSKG, from the coding sequence ATGAAAGCGTTGGTTACAGGTGCAAGTTCCGGTATAGGACGTGATATAGCCGAGAAATTAAGTGATTTAGGTTATGATATTATACTTGTCGGAAGAAATAATGAAAGACTTCAAAAAACAGCGGATTCGCTTAAAACGAAATCATATATAATATCCTCTGATTTGTCGGACAAAAACGCTTGCCTTGAATTATATCAAAATGTTCAGGGAATCGCTAATGAAGACGATTTGGAAATAGTCATTAATAATGCTGGATTTGGTTTATTCGGAGAGTTTAACAATACAAATATAAATACTGAACTTAATATGATAGATACCAATATTACCGCACTTCATATACTAACAAAATTATTTCTAAACGATTTTATAAAAAAAGACAGGGGATATATTTTAAATGTGGCCTCTTCTGCTGCTTTTATGCCGGGACCGCTGATGGCAACTTATTATTCAACCAAAGCATATGTGCTCAGACTTACCCAAGCTATAGCTATGGAACTCAGGCAGAGCGGTTCAAATGTTTACATTGGCGCGTTATGCCCCGGTCCGGTAAACACAAGTTTCAACAACACCGCCGGAGTAAAATTTGCTATTAAAGGACTTAAGAGCGCTGACGTGGCTTCGTACGCAGTTAAGAAAATGTTTAAGAAAAAGACTGTCATAATACCCGGAACCACAATGAAACTAGGAAAATTCGGCCTTAGGTTTTTATCTGACAGGCTCGCCGCAAAAGTCGCATACAATATTCAAAGAAGCAAAGGTTAA